One Planctomycetia bacterium genomic window carries:
- a CDS encoding DUF1592 domain-containing protein — MRAKNSVSSRLVLAVVLVITTLLLLTSTSGWFGLLEAQEPARPETRDFEQQYQKTVKPLLQKYCLTCHSTESKKGSLDLERFAGLEHIRKDLKPWQNLIEQIETGEMPPAKKPQLTEAEKKQLLSWVKEYLDHEAKSRSGDPGHVPLRRLSNAEYDNTIRDLTGVDLRPTREFPPDGAAGEGFTNAAEALTDISPALLAKYLNAAKELASHVVLLPDGFRFSLAKTRRDWTDEGTRRLQKFYASVAPADGKLLWQPYLIATVRHREAIQKGKRTFQEVATTEKLHAKYLDILWNALSSTTPSPVLDPIRKKWAVATEADVPALSNEITRCQTVLWKTNNVANYIQSTPAGFAECLTRQLPFVPAIAESTPLRMSYKPVPGQNEAVLYLSTQDLLPVTDVARVIWQKPRLEALGKPPLLLADYDSFRDEYEVDYASVFHNTAKYLEAVAEKVRVPSSKVEILASSHGIDAPFLQRWLEVLAVDSGSLGRVVPLVAFQPLEEKLERVGNKAWVNGWKKKGAELPILASNSSDTEEHIPGRAAPHGVVVHPMPQECVAVVWKSPLAGKVKISTRVASAHPACGNGVAWWLEHRNGERAVMFAEGAIGVGGSAKADGKSLTLNSGDQVILGIDARNGDHGCDLTDIALTIQEDKPGGREWNLAGDINSSVLDGNPHADRHGNRDTWSFVYGPARQVIASVAAMIPAGSLLDRWRTALGKPTQQPELKELGTKIQAMLSGPRVAKDKDPNSLLYDNLVALDGPLFQGVAPVKLGKKPANANRFGLPATHVHNGDLAVDANTVTVIRLPAALLQGRELIMEGKLEKPDSQRVVQMQLPMNTPGMEKIWDGKSTLIADKEGQGVKQLLQGMNEFRQLFPLYLCYPNVIPNDEVVSIKMFHREDEPLNRLILSEEQVRQVDAWWKEHQFVSRQAKAEFDYLPQFIGYVSQDGAPGMLEYFKAQLPKFKERADAARQIEETAEARQLEAVLPFAARAFRRPLSPSEQSELTKLYRDLRAKGVSHEEAFQGLITRIFVSPAFLFRVEQSPTGKEPALVNDWELASRLSYFLWSSSPDEELRNLAARGELQNEKVLLKQLERMLQDERLRMLAIEFGTQWIHVRGFDEHNEKNEKLFPMFDAALRQAMYEESILFFKDLFQKDRSVASLLDSDATYLNELLARHYGIPGVKGEQWRLVTQIKQYGRGGLLGLASVQASQSGASRTSPILRGNWVVETLLGEKLPKPPPNVPKLPEEEGTDKLTMKQLVQKHTSVAECASCHQRIDPFGFALEKYDPIGRRREKDLGGLPVDANAVIKDGTSFDDLDGLRKYLLTRKKESIVRLFCKRLAGYALGRSISLSDTALLDKMVAALHQNDGRISAALKVLVLSPQFRMVRGSETSEH; from the coding sequence TTGCGAGCGAAAAACAGCGTTTCAAGTCGGCTTGTCCTGGCCGTGGTATTGGTTATTACCACACTCCTTCTGTTGACATCTACCTCTGGCTGGTTCGGGTTGCTCGAAGCCCAGGAGCCTGCGCGACCCGAGACCAGGGATTTCGAACAGCAGTATCAGAAGACGGTGAAGCCGCTGCTGCAGAAATACTGTCTGACGTGTCATTCCACGGAATCGAAGAAAGGTAGCCTCGATCTGGAACGCTTTGCTGGGCTGGAACATATCCGCAAGGATTTGAAACCCTGGCAGAACTTGATTGAACAGATTGAAACGGGTGAGATGCCTCCTGCGAAAAAGCCACAACTCACCGAAGCTGAGAAAAAGCAACTGCTCTCGTGGGTGAAGGAATATCTGGATCATGAAGCGAAGTCGCGATCGGGCGATCCGGGGCATGTTCCATTGCGAAGACTGAGCAATGCCGAATATGACAATACCATTCGGGATTTGACGGGTGTGGATTTGCGTCCCACCCGCGAGTTCCCACCCGATGGTGCTGCCGGCGAAGGTTTTACCAATGCAGCAGAAGCGCTGACTGATATTTCACCAGCTTTGCTTGCCAAGTATCTGAATGCAGCCAAGGAACTGGCATCGCATGTGGTGCTGTTGCCGGATGGGTTCCGATTTTCACTCGCCAAGACTCGGCGTGACTGGACTGATGAGGGGACCAGGCGACTCCAGAAGTTTTATGCCAGCGTTGCACCGGCGGACGGCAAGCTCCTCTGGCAGCCATATCTAATCGCAACGGTACGACATCGTGAGGCCATTCAGAAGGGAAAACGCACGTTCCAAGAAGTTGCTACTACTGAGAAATTACATGCGAAATACCTGGACATTCTCTGGAATGCATTAAGCAGTACCACGCCTTCGCCGGTGCTTGATCCCATCAGAAAGAAATGGGCAGTGGCGACGGAAGCCGATGTGCCGGCATTGTCCAACGAGATTACACGCTGTCAGACAGTGCTGTGGAAAACGAACAACGTGGCGAACTACATCCAGTCGACACCAGCCGGTTTTGCAGAATGCCTGACTCGTCAATTGCCCTTTGTTCCAGCGATTGCAGAATCGACGCCATTGCGGATGAGCTACAAACCGGTGCCTGGGCAAAACGAGGCGGTGCTTTATCTGTCTACGCAGGATCTACTGCCTGTTACAGATGTCGCCAGGGTGATCTGGCAGAAGCCTAGGCTGGAAGCACTGGGCAAGCCGCCTTTGCTGCTGGCCGACTATGATTCATTTCGGGACGAGTATGAAGTGGATTATGCGAGTGTATTTCACAACACTGCGAAGTATCTGGAAGCTGTTGCAGAGAAGGTGCGAGTGCCGAGCAGCAAAGTAGAAATCCTGGCAAGCAGCCACGGTATTGATGCGCCATTTCTGCAGCGTTGGCTCGAAGTGCTGGCGGTTGATTCTGGCAGTCTGGGCCGAGTGGTTCCACTGGTTGCGTTTCAGCCACTCGAAGAGAAGCTGGAACGAGTTGGCAACAAGGCGTGGGTGAATGGATGGAAAAAGAAGGGTGCCGAACTTCCCATACTGGCATCTAATTCTTCCGATACCGAAGAACACATACCCGGGCGTGCGGCTCCGCACGGCGTTGTCGTACATCCCATGCCGCAGGAATGCGTAGCAGTGGTGTGGAAAAGCCCGTTGGCGGGCAAGGTGAAAATCTCGACACGCGTTGCGTCGGCACATCCAGCTTGTGGCAATGGCGTGGCTTGGTGGCTGGAGCATCGCAACGGTGAACGTGCTGTCATGTTTGCGGAAGGGGCCATTGGTGTTGGTGGTTCAGCCAAGGCGGACGGCAAATCCCTGACGCTCAATAGCGGTGATCAGGTGATACTCGGAATTGATGCACGCAACGGTGATCATGGTTGCGACCTGACTGATATTGCATTGACGATTCAGGAAGACAAGCCGGGTGGTCGTGAATGGAATCTGGCAGGCGATATCAACTCGTCCGTGCTGGATGGAAACCCTCATGCTGACCGGCATGGCAATCGGGATACCTGGAGTTTCGTCTATGGGCCGGCACGACAGGTAATAGCAAGCGTGGCGGCAATGATTCCAGCAGGTTCGCTGCTCGATCGGTGGCGGACAGCCTTGGGCAAGCCGACTCAACAGCCTGAACTGAAGGAACTAGGAACAAAAATTCAAGCAATGCTTTCCGGCCCACGCGTGGCGAAGGACAAGGATCCGAACAGCCTGCTCTACGATAATCTGGTAGCGCTCGATGGCCCATTGTTCCAAGGTGTAGCACCGGTGAAGCTCGGGAAGAAACCGGCGAATGCGAATCGTTTCGGCCTGCCTGCAACGCACGTTCATAATGGCGATCTGGCAGTGGATGCCAACACGGTGACCGTGATACGTCTACCTGCAGCTTTGCTCCAGGGCAGGGAACTGATTATGGAAGGCAAGCTGGAAAAGCCTGACAGCCAGCGGGTCGTTCAGATGCAGTTGCCGATGAATACACCCGGCATGGAGAAAATCTGGGATGGCAAATCAACTCTGATTGCGGACAAAGAGGGCCAGGGAGTCAAGCAACTGCTTCAAGGCATGAATGAATTTCGTCAACTGTTCCCCCTTTATCTCTGCTACCCCAATGTCATTCCCAATGATGAAGTGGTTTCCATCAAGATGTTTCATCGTGAAGATGAACCGCTCAACCGGCTGATCCTGAGCGAGGAGCAGGTTCGCCAGGTGGATGCATGGTGGAAGGAACACCAGTTTGTCAGCAGGCAGGCGAAAGCGGAGTTCGATTATCTGCCTCAGTTTATTGGCTATGTTTCGCAGGATGGCGCTCCGGGCATGCTCGAGTATTTCAAAGCACAGTTGCCGAAGTTCAAGGAACGGGCAGATGCAGCCAGGCAGATTGAAGAGACGGCTGAGGCAAGACAACTGGAAGCAGTGCTGCCATTTGCTGCCAGGGCATTTCGTCGCCCGCTCAGTCCATCGGAACAGAGTGAGTTAACGAAACTCTACCGCGATTTACGGGCCAAAGGCGTTTCACACGAAGAAGCGTTTCAGGGCCTGATCACGAGAATATTTGTTTCCCCTGCGTTTTTGTTCCGCGTCGAGCAATCGCCGACGGGCAAGGAGCCTGCACTGGTCAATGACTGGGAACTGGCCAGCCGGTTGAGTTATTTCCTCTGGTCGTCGTCACCTGATGAAGAACTGCGAAATCTGGCAGCAAGGGGCGAACTTCAGAATGAAAAAGTGTTGCTCAAACAACTCGAGCGGATGCTGCAGGACGAGAGGTTGCGTATGCTGGCCATCGAGTTCGGCACGCAGTGGATTCACGTTCGCGGGTTTGATGAACACAACGAAAAGAACGAAAAACTATTCCCGATGTTTGATGCAGCACTGCGGCAAGCCATGTACGAAGAATCCATCTTGTTCTTTAAAGATCTGTTCCAGAAAGACCGATCGGTTGCCAGCCTGCTCGACAGCGATGCAACTTATCTCAATGAACTGTTGGCCCGCCATTACGGCATACCGGGCGTTAAGGGCGAACAGTGGAGACTGGTTACACAGATAAAGCAATATGGCCGTGGTGGGTTATTGGGCCTGGCGAGTGTGCAGGCCAGCCAATCGGGTGCGTCGCGCACCAGCCCTATTCTGCGAGGCAATTGGGTGGTGGAAACACTCTTAGGCGAGAAGCTACCCAAGCCTCCACCCAATGTTCCCAAGCTCCCCGAAGAAGAAGGCACCGACAAGCTGACCATGAAGCAACTGGTGCAGAAACATACCAGTGTTGCAGAGTGTGCTTCGTGCCATCAGCGGATCGATCCTTTTGGCTTTGCCCTGGAGAAGTATGATCCCATTGGCAGGCGGCGGGAGAAAGACTTGGGTGGCTTGCCGGTTGATGCCAACGCAGTCATCAAGGATGGAACCAGCTTTGATGATCTCGATGGTCTGCGAAAGTATCTACTGACCAGAAAAAAAGAAAGCATCGTGCGGCTGTTCTGTAAGCGGTTGGCAGGGTATGCTCTAGGAAGATCGATTTCGCTTTCGGATACTGCGCTGCTCGACAAGATGGTGGCAGCCTTGCACCAGAACGATGGTCGCATCTCTGCAGCGCTCAAGGTTCTGGTATTAAGCCCCCAGTTTCGGATGGTACGGGGCAGTGAAACTTCGGAACATTAA